A genomic segment from Triticum dicoccoides isolate Atlit2015 ecotype Zavitan chromosome 1A, WEW_v2.0, whole genome shotgun sequence encodes:
- the LOC119308735 gene encoding uncharacterized protein LOC119308735, which translates to MATKGYQAPAPAMAAAGGGAGSGGDGGDGNRAPKGSKPRRGQVKEKIIKDVVAAVANMAAGLVHADKNGTGTGGLPAAGDAGAK; encoded by the coding sequence ATGGCCACCAAGGGCTACCAGGCTCCAGCTCCGGCGATGGCCGCGGCGGGAGGGGGCGCCGGttccggcggcgacggcggcgacggcaacAGGGCGCCGAAGGGGAGCAAGCCGCGGCGTGGACAGGTCAAGGAGAAGATCATCAAGGACGTGGTCGCCGCGGTCGCCAACATGGCCGCGGGGCTCGTCCACGCCGACAAGAACGGCACCGGCACCGGCGGTCTCCCGGCCGCCGGCGACGCCGGTGCCAAGTGA